Within the Laspinema palackyanum D2c genome, the region AAACTGAGATAACAGATTTAATGCTAATTGTCCAAATTTATATCCGAGTTCAATTTCCCAAAATATGCCGGATAAAATCACGCCATAGCTCGCATAAGCAAAGGCCGACCACGGTGAATTTCCAAATTGAATGGATAAGTTCACCTGCTCAAATACAATCAGAGGCAGTAAGGAAGGGGCGGCTTGATAGGCGGCGGATACTAAGCTAGAGAGAATCCTCATGGCGGCGAGTTTCTCAGGTTCCCTCATGACAGGCCATGTTACTAAGTCTGTCGGGTCTTTGTCCACCATTGCAGCTTGGGTTTTTTCCAGTTCTCGTTGGATATTGGCCCGGGTGGGATGCTCGCTTAAATGAATCCCTAGTTGTTTGGCAATGTTGACGCCAATTTGTACGGCTTCAAGTTGTTGGGCCTGGGCCATACAAGCTTGAATTTTGAACTCATAAATTTTGACGATATCCACTAAGGTTTTACTGGATTCAATGACCGGATTAGCTAAGGCGGTCATTTGCTGGAAATTTCCAAATAAATAAGCGGCTTCTGTGGCTTCTTGATAAAGGGTTAAGGTTAAGTTGTAGTGCGTTTGCCAACGCTCATTGCCTAAGATTTGAATGCCTTGATTCAGATAGTTGAAGGCTATTTCGTAGGCTGCTGATCGCTTGGCTTTTTGTCCGGCATTGAGGTTTAATTGAGCAATTTTTTCTCGCTCTCTTGGACAATCACTTGATGAGATGCCTTTATTGAGTTGATTGACGATATCAAAGAGGAACTCATCCCGGCGATCGCGCTTAGTTTGGTTCAGCCAGTATTGTCCGATGCTCAAATGCACCGCAGACTTGGCAGAATCCGAAATCAACGAGTAGGCAGCCGCATGAATGCGATCGTGGACAAATTTATAGTGCGCGATCAGGCAATCGAGATTGGCGTCTTCAGGACTACCTGCTTTCCATTCGGCGATCGCCACGGACCAATCCGCACTCTCCGTTGCCGGTAACACAAACCCTTGGGTGACCCCTGCTCGCAGATTCGCTGCCGTTTCTTTCACGGACTGCTGGGAAATAGCCGCCAAAGTTTGCAGATCGAAGCGTTTCCCAATACAAGCTGCCAGCTTGAGCACGGATTGCTCTGGTTCCCCCAGTTTCCGAATTTTTCCCCCCAGCAGTTGCACGACATTATCCGTAATGGCGCGGCGTTTAATTTTCTCAATTGACCAGTGCCATGCCAAACTTTTACTGTCAAATTCAATTAATCCATCATCATAAAGCCCGGTCAAAAACTCTTGAATAAAAAAGGGATTTCCTCCAGTTTTATCGACTACTAAGCCCGCCAAAGGTCCGGCTTGTCGTAAGGAACATTGAAAGCTATCGGCCAATAGCTGATTGATACTGGCTAATTTTAACGGCTCTAATTCAATGCGGTTGACAATTCCCCCGGTTTTTTCGATTTGGGCCAGCAGTTCTAGGACCGAGGAAGCGGCATCCCTGGAGAGAACTGGAGATTCTATCTCGCGATAGGATAAAATGAAAAAAACTCCCGGATCGGCCACCGTCATCAGGCGTTCAATCAGCCGCAAAGACCCGGCATCGGCCCACTGAATATCATCTAAAAATAGGGTCAGGGGATGGTTCGGATGGGCGAAAACTTTGATGAAATTTTGAAAGGTCAGATGAAAGCGATTTTCGGCTTCTGCTGGGGGTAAACTGTTGATGGGCGGTTGCTTGCCTAAAATCAGTTCCATTTCGGGAATCACATCAACAATGACCTGTCCATTGTTTCCGAGGGCTATCCTCAGTTGCTCTTGCCAGTGATCGAGGCGATCGTCCGGTTCCATGAGCAGGTGAGCTACTAATTCCTCAAACGCTTTAATCCATCCCAAATAGGGAATATCCTGCTGATTTTTGTCAAATTTTCCCGAAATAAAGTAGCCATTTCTTTTGGCAATTGGGGATTCGAGTTGCTGCACCAGTGCAGTTTTTCCGATGCCGCTTTCCCCCATGACTAGCATCACTTCTCGTTGGACATTCAGGGTGCGTTCAAAGGCAGACCATAAGGTTTTAATTTGGGCTTGACGTCCATAAAATTTAGAAGAAATATTAAGTTTTCGGCAAATATCATTTTCCCCTAAGATAAAATTTTCGATTTCTCCAGTTGCGTCTAATTGCATCAAGCAGATGACTAAATCGGCTTGTAGTCCCCAGGCACTTTGATAGCGGTCTTCTGCTGTTTTGGAGAGCAATTTCATCACGAGGTCGGAAATGACTTGGGGAATGGAAGGGTCGATTTGATGGGGGGGAATCGGCTGTTTTGCTAGATGGGAATGGACCAGTTCCATCGGGTCCGGACTGGTAAAGGGGAGTTGGTTGAGTAGGAGTTCGTAGAGGGTGACCCCGAGGGAATAAAAGTCGGTCCGATAATCCAGGGTGCGATTCATCCTGCCGGTTTGTTCTGGGGACATATAGGCGAGAGTCCCTTCTAAGAGGTTGGGATTTTTTAAGGAGGGATTTTCTTGGGAAACAATGGTGGCAATGCTAAATCCAATCAGTTTGACTTCCTCGGTTTCGGGGTTGAAGAGGATATGCTCGGGGTTGAGATCTTTGTGGATGATGTTGGCACTATGTATGGAACCCAGGGCTTCGGCAATTTGAATGGCGAGGGTTAAAAATTCCGCCTGAGTCAAGGGGCGATTTTTGGTGAATTGTTTTAAGGATTGTCCGCCAAAGTCTTCTAAGATTAAGGCGATCGCTTGGTTATACTTTTGCAGGCCATAGGTCTGGACTACGCCATCTAAATTGAGCCGATAAATTT harbors:
- a CDS encoding trifunctional serine/threonine-protein kinase/ATP-binding protein/sensor histidine kinase, which translates into the protein MIESQIPTQALNGFRIIDQLSENPRSIVYRTIRSRDHLPAIVKILQSEGASAGDFSRYKQEYEIYRLNLDGVVQTYGLQKYNQAIALILEDFGGQSLKQFTKNRPLTQAEFLTLAIQIAEALGSIHSANIIHKDLNPEHILFNPETEEVKLIGFSIATIVSQENPSLKNPNLLEGTLAYMSPEQTGRMNRTLDYRTDFYSLGVTLYELLLNQLPFTSPDPMELVHSHLAKQPIPPHQIDPSIPQVISDLVMKLLSKTAEDRYQSAWGLQADLVICLMQLDATGEIENFILGENDICRKLNISSKFYGRQAQIKTLWSAFERTLNVQREVMLVMGESGIGKTALVQQLESPIAKRNGYFISGKFDKNQQDIPYLGWIKAFEELVAHLLMEPDDRLDHWQEQLRIALGNNGQVIVDVIPEMELILGKQPPINSLPPAEAENRFHLTFQNFIKVFAHPNHPLTLFLDDIQWADAGSLRLIERLMTVADPGVFFILSYREIESPVLSRDAASSVLELLAQIEKTGGIVNRIELEPLKLASINQLLADSFQCSLRQAGPLAGLVVDKTGGNPFFIQEFLTGLYDDGLIEFDSKSLAWHWSIEKIKRRAITDNVVQLLGGKIRKLGEPEQSVLKLAACIGKRFDLQTLAAISQQSVKETAANLRAGVTQGFVLPATESADWSVAIAEWKAGSPEDANLDCLIAHYKFVHDRIHAAAYSLISDSAKSAVHLSIGQYWLNQTKRDRRDEFLFDIVNQLNKGISSSDCPREREKIAQLNLNAGQKAKRSAAYEIAFNYLNQGIQILGNERWQTHYNLTLTLYQEATEAAYLFGNFQQMTALANPVIESSKTLVDIVKIYEFKIQACMAQAQQLEAVQIGVNIAKQLGIHLSEHPTRANIQRELEKTQAAMVDKDPTDLVTWPVMREPEKLAAMRILSSLVSAAYQAAPSLLPLIVFEQVNLSIQFGNSPWSAFAYASYGVILSGIFWEIELGYKFGQLALNLLSQFDAGQANAKILTMVEGLINPWSVHLKETLIPLKEAERSGIENGDLEWASYAAKNRCQNLYFIGTELNGVEREMASLSHSLTQWQQMNVVQWNEIYRQAVLNLLGRSENPCELVGEAYNRQEGLAGMITANDRNGLHDYFVNQLMLCYWFENYSEARVNAQEAQKYLDGAIALPVVAMFYWYDSLTDMALCDRTDEQERKILLKKVAKNQKILKKWAAHAPMNYSHKFYLVQAERDRVLGHKFQAMEGYDRAIQLATEQEYVQESALANELAAKFYLGLGKLTQAKAYMQEAREGYKKWGATAKVQQLESTYSSLLPNAPEQFHPTNGHKPTSRRVSVSRESSDHLDLTTVLKASQAIASEIVLDKLLAILMKTAIENAGAEKAFLILKVEGKLLISASASTAADAVTVEQSIDIETCSDLPVAIVKYVDRTGSNLVLSEAACEGAFTKDPYVVAHQLKSLLCTPIVNGGKTLGILYLENNLTRAAFTRDRLEILKILSSQAAIALENALLYANLEAKVQERTQALNQANDALNEKNLRLSQTLETLKQTQTQLIQTEKMSSLGQMVAGIAHEINNPVSFIYGNLNHAEEYLGDLFNLVFLYQQHYPDSNPEIQAAIKDMDLEFLLEDLPRLLSSMKTGADRIRQIVLGLRNFSRLDESAMKEVDLHEGIDSTLLILQSRLTRKNGHPGIEVIKEYGNLPKITCYASQVNQVVMNILNNAIDAMDGCEGFSEESPEEGEVYSSSSVTSADVIPSDLHRGKTRLPRIILRTEVSDRDWIEVRIADNGPGIIEQVRLKIFDPFFTTKPVGKGTGLGLSIAYSIVVEKHGGKLRCISTPGEGTEFIIRLPITPRSPGEIEGKKPSDRVRE